DNA sequence from the Candidatus Kaistella beijingensis genome:
ACCTGAAAGTTATTTTTTACCTCTCAACAAAGAAATTTCCTCCTTCAAACTCAAAAACATTTCCTTCACGTCCCTTACTTCGACATTCTCCGGCTCGTATTCCTGAGTACTGATGCTGCAGGCAAACTCCCATATTTCAAAAATTTCTGGAAGCGGAATTTTAAACGGCTCATAAAAATTGTTGTCCGATTTCACGCATATCGAATTCCCTTCGTGAAACTGAAACCTTTTATACACGATACCGTCATTCGCTGTAACAAAAATATAGGTTCGGTCTGTTTTTAGGTCGGCGATATTTTCCACATACTTGCCAACAATATAGGTTCCGTCCTTGTAGGGCGGCATCGAATCTCCACCCGCCGGAAATGCCCGAAATTTGCCATTCCTCAAAAACGGCAGCGACAGTGTTTGCAAACCTTCAATATAGTCCGGATCTTGATAACCGTTCAGATAACCCATCGACGCTTTTGTGGGAATAATTTCGATCTTATTTTCACCTTTTGAATCTACGGCAACCGGAACCAAAATTTTATTTTCAGAAATCTTGACCATTTGCTCCAAAGGATACTTTCTGATGTCCACACTCAGCAAAATATCGATGCTGACATTGAAATATTTGGCAATTTTCAACAGCAAATCCAGTGGCGGTTCCGAACTGCCGTCCTCGTACTTTACATATCTGCCGCGCGTAATTTTAAGGTCGTCCGCAATTTTTTGTTGGGTAAGATTTTGGCGGTCTCTTAAAAGCCTGATGTTCTCTGAAAAGATTGACATTGTTATAAATTATAAC
Encoded proteins:
- a CDS encoding XRE family transcriptional regulator; the protein is MSIFSENIRLLRDRQNLTQQKIADDLKITRGRYVKYEDGSSEPPLDLLLKIAKYFNVSIDILLSVDIRKYPLEQMVKISENKILVPVAVDSKGENKIEIIPTKASMGYLNGYQDPDYIEGLQTLSLPFLRNGKFRAFPAGGDSMPPYKDGTYIVGKYVENIADLKTDRTYIFVTANDGIVYKRFQFHEGNSICVKSDNNFYEPFKIPLPEIFEIWEFACSISTQEYEPENVEVRDVKEMFLSLKEEISLLRGKK